GTTCGAAAGCCATTTCAAAGATATGAGCCAATGGTAAGAAAGCAATGACACGGTCTGTAGGCCCTGTAATACCTTGGACGTTTAAACTTGCACCACCAATCCCTGCAACTATATTTGAATGTTTCAAGACGACACCCTTTGGGTCACCTGTGGAACCAGAAGTGTACATGATACACGATAAATCATCTGGTTTTGGTAAATGTAATTCAATattgttatcattttcttcaccTAATTCCAAgatttcatcaaatgaataaaCTTTAATGTCAGgtctaatttctttaatcttttctaTAGCTTCATTGGCAGTGCTATATAGTTTCCCATTTTGTCTCTTGTCATTTGGATCAATCTTATCAGTATGAATGACGTATCTAATTCCTTTACATTCCTTCAATGGgttaattaaagaattcaacAAGGAATTATCAGTGAAGATGGCACTTGAATTAGTTTGACGTATGGAATGGATCAACCCATGTTCACCTAATGTATCGTATGCGGTTACCACTGGTAAAGATTGACTTTGAGCCCCCATGAACATTTTCAACCATTTATGAGATGTAGATGCGTAGATATGTAATTTATCTTCAGTATTTGGGTTTAATCCGATCTTGTTTAAACCTTTACCTAAATGATTCATGATAGTGATCAATTGTTTAAAAGTGGTGTAATGATATGGAGACAATTCATAATAAAGCCAAGTTTTCTCCACAGATGTTTCCTTACCGTCgattaatttctttactgttttttgttcttcatgaatttcaatgatatcTCTCCAGCCCATGGCATTTCTGTTCCCCCATTTCTCACAGCATTCTACGATCAATTCATAAACCGTAGAACAATTCATGTTAGGTGGTCTGATTAGGGCTTTATCTGCTGCTTTTGCATTTCTTCTTGGAGCAGTTTCATGTATGTTAGCAGCTTTACCCACTTCGACTGTGTAGTGTTTTGGagacatttttttctttggttGTACAATCGTCGTTTGCTTTTGCTTTTGCTTTTGTTATCACTTTTACTTTTACTTTTACTAGTTTTTATGTTTAAGTAGCGATTTTTGGGGGGATCTCCTCTTCTCGATCTTACGATATTCAATTGGATCAATTGTTAAAGTATGTTTGAATGATGTATCTGCACTGACAAAAGTGACAGTTAATATTACTTTTAATGAACAATGGTGTCTTTGGTTTTTCCTTATattagaaagaaaaagCAAAGAGGAGGAAATGGGTGATGATCCTTATAATGTGTCAAAAAAGAAGCAACCACTACTAACTACGTAAATGATcaattaaaataaaattggaGATATCTGAGATAAAAAGGATACGTACAAAAGCAGACAGCCAACCCACCAACCATTCATCGGTTCCAAAGTGGGAAATCgcaacaaacaaacaaacaaacaaacaaacaaacaaaaaaaaacaaaaaaacaacatcaacaaaGAAAAGGGAAAAATATCATCCCATATGTTTCTCATATAACGTATGTGGTATCtttgttttcaaaagaGGAATAGGAATTTGTAAAGGAGGGGTTGTTTTGCCAGACCCATAGTGATCCCTGCATTCTACCACGATAGGTTCTCTGACGTTGCCAGAGAAGGGCCCCAAGTTTAGCTTTGATAGCCATCAGACAAAATGGCCGCACGGCCGCTAAGAGATCCCACACAGTGATGAGGAGCATGTGAAAGTTTTACTGCTTGCGTTTCTTCGCGTTTTCGTGGGAAATGAGCAcaagaatttaaaattagatTTAACATTCGAATGCgaaataatttcattgGAGTAACTTTCCGGTGTACGGCTGTTGCATTTTGTTATCCACCCAAAGGTATTGTATGGTATAGTTGGGGGTACGTGCTACAAGGGCATAAAGGGAATGCCCTGATCCACAAACacaattcaattcaatttgaCCTAAAAAAATTGCCTCGATTTGCGGAACAAATATTTTGCGGCGGTTTTGTTCCCCTTTTCCGTTTTCCGTTTTTCCCGTTTGCAAAACAAATAAGCCTCGGAGTTTCTCCCCCGTCATCCATCTCTTCGCATAGGATTAGTTTAAGCAATTCAATCcaaatcaatttcaatttcaatttcaatttctgtTCCCCCCCTTGTTTGTTTACATAGgcaaaaaattaaaaaatacGGGGAAAGTAAAAGATACTCAAGTGCAGTTATTTCTCCTACGACGGTTTCACTTCAAGGAGTTACATATAGCAGAAAACGATGGATATCTCCGTGCCGACTAGTTTCCCTTTATGGAGAAAGCTTCTAGAACACAGTCCTGAGATGAAGGAAAAGCAAATACGAGAGCTGTTTTACATAATTATGGCACCAGATTATGTCTTCTTGTAGGGGTTATTGTTCAAACAATAGTGACAAATTGAGGTACTAAAAGCTACATGGTAGCACAATGATTTCTTAGTCACATATCCCCGCGTTCTACTTGATTAAGGTACCAATTAACTCACCCTTACTTGAATTACCTAAAAATAGTGGATGCTTTATTGCTAAGCTACGGAAAACAGGCTTGGCTTTCTTCCAGACACACCCCCTTCTCCCTACTTCCTTGAAATAATTACCTAAACGCATTACTTTGGCATTGACTTAGTAAGAAGATTACGTATAATCAATTACTGTTTCCGACATTAGATATTTCCAAGGGGTAATAGATAATATCTTGATGCTTTTTTACCATATATAAGAGGTTGCACCTTCCACCATTctaaattcttcttcagtttACCTAACGTaagtttgttttttttaccttttttgttttcataatagaacaacaataaaagaaaagttCTCGAACACATTAATACATATAAAAAAGACTTTTTCAAATACTTACAAAAAactacaaaaaaaaatttaataagaaTTACTTTCAATGTCAGAATCATTCATTGATGTATCAAAGAGTGGTAATGAAGCCATTCAATTAAACCTACCGACTGGTTTAGATTTCCATATAACTAAGCAAGGTTCCGATTGGTTATGGGCcgttttttcaattttcgGTTGTTTCTTACTTTGTTATTTagtatttttcttctatgCTGAAATTAAAGGTTCCAAATTAACAAGATATGCTGTTGCACCAgctttattaatttcatttttccaattctttgCATATTTCACATATGCTTCTGATTTGGGTTGGACTGGTATTGAAGCTGAATTTAATCATATTACAGTGAAAACTTCAATAACGGGTGAACATCCAGGTGTTAGACAAATTTTCTATTCGAAATATTGTGCATGGTTTTTATCTTATCCATGTTTACTTTTCTTATTAGAATTATCAGGGTTATCAAGTTCTGATGAAGATGTTTCTGCCTTGGATACTATTCATTCTTTATTGATGCAAATGATTGCCACTGAATTTTGGgttgtttcattattagtTGGTGCTTTAATTAAATCTACATATAAGTGGGGTTATTGGACTTTTGGTGCTGTTGCCATGTTATTGGTTCAAGGTGTCATTATTAAACgtcaatttttcactttaaATGTTAAAGCCATTGAATTTAAGAGTTTGATGTTGATGACTTCGATGTTAATTGTTTGGttatatttcatttgttGGGGTATCTCTGAAGGTGGTAATGTCATTCAACCAGATGGTGAATCTGTCTTTTACGGTGTCTTAGATCTTTGTATGTTTGCTGTTTATCCAGCTTTCTTAGTCTTTACAATTGCTAAGGATGGTAAACTTCCAAATATTACTGTAAATAATCCATTACCAGGTATTCATAAGCAtcatgaaaatgaaaatgatctacaagaacaagaaactGACagtgaagatgaagaaggtgTTCATCATGAAAAGGAAGTAAGTCCTGATTCTCCAAGAGCTTCAGGTGCAACTGCTTTCCAaccagaagaagatgaagctGCTAATGTTGAAACGTCAACCTAGGAGTTCAATAGActataaagaaattttttgaatcCCTTAAGATAACGTAAAAAAGTATTTTCCCAAGAATGTAAttacatttgaaaaatgtgaTCGACTCAGGGAAGacgaagaaaaaattataaatcaAATAGGTTtttatgtatattttttattctttgattaatatttaatttaagttttatgaaaattaaataagCAGAGGcatttattctttttgaGGAATTCTGAAAGTTCTAtctttgtttattatattatgttTACTTTTCCAATTGTTTACTTTTTCGGGCATCGTGCTAGAAAGtgaaggaaaaataaacaaaagaTAGATCTCCAGGTTGTTAGATGTAATTTACTTCCTGTTGATAGTTCAGGGTTATCTATTAACACGTTCAAGTGTAATATATACAGGTCCAGTTTTTATTGTTCGgttatataataatcaGATGAGAATAAGAGTGTGAGAAGATGAATACCTAAAGGGTTCTATGATTGGTAACGTTCTTGAAAAGCTATCATCAGTAGTTCTCGAAAAGGTCGTCAGGCTCAGCGTGTCGTATATGCGGGTAGGATACTTTATTATGATCCTTTTTATACTTGATCAGGATACAAAATACTAGCGCTCAGCCATTCTAGCCTTACTTAAGGCTATAAGAATAAGGTATGGTTTCGAGCAACCAAATCAACCTCACATAAGTAAAGTTCCTCTTCGAAAAAAATAACTCCATAGTTTATTGTGTAATTCGAAGTACATTTAAGACAACGcgataaaaaaattacagaCCAGCAAGATTCAATGGTGGCTCGGAGAATAATGGTTCAGTTCGTTTAAATAAACTAAAACTTAGAACTAACTAGGCATCTTGTAGTTTTTTTATCGTATAGACCCTCAAGTGCCGGGGGTGAGGAAAACAAACTTTAAACTTCCGTTATATCGAAGCGATTTAAGTGTGAAATTGATAagcatatatattttttttataggAACACACCTGTTCATTGGGTTATCGGGGTATTCATTCTGGAATAGTTTGTCAAGTGACAGACAACAAAATCTCTGCCAAGACGCAGGGAAAGCCTTTCAACTCGCTCAGGCTGTCTGTTGCACTTTACAAAAGAACTTGAGACGGCGCGGCTGGCCGGCATGTTCCTTCCTTTGTTAAGACTTCTGGAATTCCGGCACGTGCCTTCCGTTTTCTCGGTTCCCTCGGCTCCTTCCTTCAGTTTTCCTCAGCTCGTTCCTTTTACGTTTTTCGCCGGGAAGCCTTTTCAGTAAGTTTCTATCCATTGATTAAGAGAGCCCACTCActcattaatttttcagtatTTTTTGGGTGTCCGTTTTGCCttccttccttccttccttcCTTGCTTCCTTCCTTGCTTCCTTGAACAGCTGAGTTAAGCTGAACTAAGCTGATGGGccattatatttcttttacaTAGCGCTAGTAGGTACCGTGTACATAAGTACGttaatatacatatatatatatatatataacagGTGTTTAAAGttataaaaacaaaagcaGCCTATCGAAAGGACAACTAACATCCTGTCTGGGTAAACTTAACGTCTAGCTACTGTTCTTGATCAGAAGATAGAATTCTTTTATAACATAAGAGGTAAGGTTCAAAAGATCTCAACAGTTCTTTGCAAGAGATTTACCGTAAGTAGGACGcaaaatattcataaaGCTAGTTCCTCTATAAGAGAAATAGCATACCTACGTtattagaatattttttatattacGGTTATCTTAATCACGAAAATAAGGTTCGATTAAACTCAAGACCacaaacaacaaattaTACATTCACAatcaataatgatatctggtaaagaaattaggattatatcattattgaCTTTAGATTCAGTATTTTTCCTACTGGAAATTACAATTGGTTATATGTCTCATTCACTAGCACTAATAGCAGACTCATTCCATATGTTAAATGATATCTTCTCTCTATTAGTAGCATTATGGGCTGTTAATGTAGCGAAAAATAGAGATCCTGATGCGAAATACACTTATGGTTGGAAAAGAGCTGAAATCTTAGGAGCTTTAGTTAATGCCGTATTCTTAATAGCTTTATGCTTTTCCATCTTCATTGAAGCTTTACAAAGATTATTACAACCagaagaaattcaaaatccAAGATTGGTATTATACGTCGGGATTGCAGGtttaatatcaaatttGTTTGGATTGGTTTTATTCCATGATCATGGTCATGGTCATAGTCATGGTCATGACCATGGACATTCTCACGGCGGCGATCTTCTAGAACTTGGAacagaacaacaacatcatACTCATAGCCATGATTTGGAAGCAAATATGTCTCATTCACATTCGCATTCACATCCACATTCAAACACGGACCTATCAACAgaatcttcattatcaaaatcaaacaCTCCAGCAATTAGTATGAGTAACGAAGATCTTGATGATGTATTACCTGATATGGTAGTGGAAAGAATTGCATCAGAGAATACATCATTATTACCAAAGGatacaaatgaaaatgaaaataccCTTCCTACAAGCTctacaacaataacaaataacaatatttcTACAACTCCAACtccaatttcaaatactatgaaaacaaaaaatcaaaaaaaatcgCAAAGATCATTAAATATGCATGGTGTGTTTCTTCATGTAATGGGAGATGCATTAGGTAACGTAGGCGTTATAATCGCCGCTTTAACCATATGGAAAACAAATTATTCTTGGAAATATTATACAGATCCAATAGTCTCTTTACTAATTACAATAATTATCTTCTCATCAGCATTACCTTTATCAAGAAAGGCATCAAGAATTTTATTACAAGGTACTCCGTCAACAATATCTGCTGATGATGTTCAAAGAGAAATTTTGACTGTACCAGGTGTAGTAGCAGTACATGATTTCCATATTTGGAATTTGACTGAAGCTATCTTCATTGCATCCATTCATGTGGAAATAGATTGTATTCCTGATAAATTCTTATTCTCTGCTAAATTAATTAGAAACATCTTCCATAATCATGGTATACATTCTGCAACAGTTCAACCAGAATTCATCTCAGGTAACGTCAGTGCTGATACTCGTAATAGATTCTCAAGGATTGCAGGTGGTAGTTCagaattcaattcttcatcatctattGAAACTAATGGTTCAATAGATAATTATAGAAATAATAGTGATAATTCAAGACCTTCTGCTTATGGTGCTACTACATCTAATCCTCATT
The Naumovozyma dairenensis CBS 421 chromosome 5, complete genome DNA segment above includes these coding regions:
- the NDAI0E00490 gene encoding opsin family protein (ancestral locus Anc_8.794) translates to MSESFIDVSKSGNEAIQLNLPTGLDFHITKQGSDWLWAVFSIFGCFLLCYLVFFFYAEIKGSKLTRYAVAPALLISFFQFFAYFTYASDLGWTGIEAEFNHITVKTSITGEHPGVRQIFYSKYCAWFLSYPCLLFLLELSGLSSSDEDVSALDTIHSLLMQMIATEFWVVSLLVGALIKSTYKWGYWTFGAVAMLLVQGVIIKRQFFTLNVKAIEFKSLMLMTSMLIVWLYFICWGISEGGNVIQPDGESVFYGVLDLCMFAVYPAFLVFTIAKDGKLPNITVNNPLPGIHKHHENENDLQEQETDSEDEEGVHHEKEVSPDSPRASGATAFQPEEDEAANVETST
- the COT1 gene encoding metal cation transporter COT1 (similar to Saccharomyces cerevisiae ZRC1 (YMR243C) and COT1 (YOR316C); ancestral locus Anc_8.792), with translation MISGKEIRIISLLTLDSVFFLLEITIGYMSHSLALIADSFHMLNDIFSLLVALWAVNVAKNRDPDAKYTYGWKRAEILGALVNAVFLIALCFSIFIEALQRLLQPEEIQNPRLVLYVGIAGLISNLFGLVLFHDHGHGHSHGHDHGHSHGGDLLELGTEQQHHTHSHDLEANMSHSHSHSHPHSNTDLSTESSLSKSNTPAISMSNEDLDDVLPDMVVERIASENTSLLPKDTNENENTLPTSSTTITNNNISTTPTPISNTMKTKNQKKSQRSLNMHGVFLHVMGDALGNVGVIIAALTIWKTNYSWKYYTDPIVSLLITIIIFSSALPLSRKASRILLQGTPSTISADDVQREILTVPGVVAVHDFHIWNLTEAIFIASIHVEIDCIPDKFLFSAKLIRNIFHNHGIHSATVQPEFISGNVSADTRNRFSRIAGGSSEFNSSSSIETNGSIDNYRNNSDNSRPSAYGATTSNPHCLIDDAVNCNTANCLQNKKKKLDAYRNNRILYISPPDTVLFQFQTTSHRYIFYITYIYIHRQKINNNQRPCCLYI